A stretch of DNA from Geminocystis sp. M7585_C2015_104:
GCTATCTACTGTTTGTTGGCCTATAGTGTCCAGATTAAGGGGGCGACGGATTTTCCGGGCAATACTGGTAAGGAGTCTGTGGTAGAATTCTTTTAGAGTCTGGGGGGTTATTGTTCAATTGGTTGTGCCGATTCGAGTGGTGGTGGGAAAGAAGGCCAAAACCGGAGTCTACCACGGCAAGGTGGTAATTAAACAATTTCCACGTGTCAGAGAACCTTTACCTGGGATAAATTATAAGAAAAGAGCGTTTTTTAGAAAAGAATCATGACATCTTCCTCCATCGCAGTCAGAGAATTACCCCTATTTCCCCTGCCGGAAGTGGTACTTTTCCCGGGGCGCCCTCTGCCCCTCCACATATTCGAGTACCGCTATCGAATGATGGTTAATACCATCCTCGAATATGATCGACGCTTTGGGGTGTTAATGGTCAACCCTTTTAATGGGGAAATCGCTAAAGTAGGTTGCTGTGCTGAGATAATTCACTACGAAAGGTTACCAGACGATCGCTGGAAGATTCTAACCCTTGGACAACAACGATTTCGTCTTCTAGAATACGTCCGACAAAAACCCTTTCGCGTGGGCTTGGTGGAATGGATTGACGACTGGCCTACCCAAGAAGACGTCTACGGCAAGGCTCAGGAGGTGTTGACTCTTCTCAAGGATGTGGTAAGATTGTCTGCTAAACTCACCGGTCAAGATATCCGACTACCGGAAAACCTACCCACACAACCCCTAGAATTGTCCTACTGGGTGGCTAGCAATCTCTATGGGGTGGCCATTGAACAACAGTCTCTCCTTGAAATGCAAGATACTTATCAAAGACTACAAAGAGAAGCGGAGATACTGAGCACCACAAGAAGTAACCTGGCCGCCCGTGTGGCATTAAAGGATGCACTCCAGTAAGTCTAGCCGTGTGGGAAATGGTTATCCCCCCCGTCTCTCTGCCCTGGCAGGGGACGTCTATGTTGCCTTAGTTATTTTGGGAAACGGTAGAAGCCAGAGTCTTGGCAAAAATCATCCTACCCGCGGCAGTCTGTAAAGAAGAGGTAACTACCACCCGCAGTTGTTCACCCACGTGGTTATTCCCCTCTTCAACTACCACCATGGTACCATCTTCTAGGTAACCTACTCCCTGACTTGGCTCTTTCCCATGTTTAAGAATTTTAATGTCAATATAATCCCCAGGCAGGTAAATAGGACGCACTGCTTGAGCCAAGTCGTTTATGTTCAACACAGGGATTTTTTGTAGACTGGCTACCTTACTCAAGTTAAAGTCATTAGTGATCAGCATGGCATTAATTTCATGGGCAAGGCGTAATAGTTTGGCATCCGTGGTGTGGGTGTCTTCATACTCCTCAGGATGGATAACAATCTTGTCAGGATACTCTTGTTGCATCCGGTTAAGGATGTCTAAACCCCGTCTCCCCCTTGCCCTTTTTTGATCATTACTAGCATCAGCCAGTTGTTGCAACTCCTGAAGGATAAATTGAGGCACCAAAATCTGGCCCTCGATGAAGCCAGTGGCTAGCAGCTGTTGAACCCTCCCGTCTATTATACAACTGGTATCAATGATTTTAGGCCTAACGGGGGTTAGGGTGCCCTCCGCCACTAGCATCCATTCAACGCTATTGGGGTTAATAAGACGAAGAAAAGTGCGCCCATGAGCATCTGCTAGGGAGACTCCCAAAAAGGTTAGCATTACACTGCCCAGTATGGCAATCATGGGCTTGAGGAAACTAAACCTTTCCGGCACCGGCAATAAGAAAATGGGTGCCAATAGCAGGTTGGCCAACAACAAACCCGCCACTAGGCCAATGGCCCTTGTTATAATCACCTCAATGGGGGTTTGTCTAATTCTCTGTTCTAAACGACGATAAGTGGTTTGTGCCACCAAGCCAATGGCTAAGCCGATAATAGAAGCAAAGCCGGCGGTTAGCCATCTAAAAGCCTGAATGTTAGATATTTGTGCCTGGATATCCTCCGGCAACAATTCTACCACGTCAAACCCTATTCCCGCAAAGGCGAGAATGAATATGGCAATGATTATCGCGTCTACCATAAAGCCTAAATCCTCATCAGGACTGTTACACTCAATTATATTTCCTGGCTTAGAATGACTCAGTTAACAAATAGTTCTAGAATCCATTTTACCCCTTCTCCCCCATCAGCCATCCGTTCCCTGTAAGATGGTTAGAATGGGGCTTAGAATCGGGCAATGTCGGTCAGTGTCTGAACAAAGTCAGGATAGGAGATGGAAACAGCCTCAGCCCGACGAATGACGGTTTCCCCCCTTGCTTTTAAGGCGGCAATGGCCAAACTCATGGCAATCCTATGGTCATTATAACTATCCACCTGGGCTCCTTGCAGGGTCTCCACCCCATGAATCTCCAAACCATCCGGCAACTCGGTGACTTTTGCACCCATTTTGCTCAACTGGGATGCCATTACTGCTAGTCTATCACTCTCTTTCACCCGCAACTCGGCGGCGTCTCTGATAATAGTAGTGCCCTTGGCAAAACAAGCTGCCACTGCCAGGATGGGAATCTCGTCTATCAGACGAGGGATAATTTCCCCAGACAAAGTGCAACCCTGCAGACTACTATGTCTTACTCTTAAATCTGCTACTGGCTCCCCCGCCATTTCCCTTTCATTCATAATAGTTATATCCGCCCCCATCCTCTCCAGGGCTTCTAAAATACCAGTGCGGCTGGGATTTACCCCTACATTGCTAATGGTTATATCCGAAGAGGGTACTATTGCCCCTGCCACCAACCAGAATCCTGCCGAACTTATGTCTCCTGGTACTATTACTGTAGTTCCTTGTAGTTGAGATGGTCCCTCGACAGTGACACTGTGGGTATCGGCGTCGATTTCTAGTTTTGCCCCGAAGGCTTGTAACATCCTCTCAGTATGGTCCCTTGACAAAAAGGGCTCAGTAACGGTGGTTTTGCCCTCTGTCATCAAACCGGCTAACAGAATACAGGATTTTACCTGGGCCGAGGCAATGGGGGAGTGGTAGTGGATGGGTTTGAGTTTTTGTCCCACCACTGCCAAGGGGGCATTTTCATTGCCGTTTCTCCCGTATATAATGGCGCCCATTTCTCTCAATGGTTTTATTACTCTTGACATAGGGCGACTTCTTAAAGATTCATCCCCCGTGACACAGAAAAACTTGTCTTGCTGGGCAGCTAATATTCCCAACATCAGTCGCATGGTTGTGCCGGAATTGCCCGCATCCAATACATTTGCCGGCTCTTGTAATCCCCTTTTACCTACCCCTGTGACTGTCACCTGACTGCTATTCAACTCGGAGATTTCCACTCCCATTGCTGCGAAGCACCTTGCTGTACTACGCGGGTCTTCCCCCAGTAGTAATCCCTTTATAATAGTCTCCCCCTCTGCTATACTACCCAGCATCAAGGCACGATGGGAGATGGACTTGTCTCCCGGAATTTTGATTTCTCCTTCTAGTCCCTCGGCATTTTTACTAATAATCAAACTGGTACAATTAGCAGAATCTTTTATTTCCTTTATCACGATAATTACCCCTACAATATACTCCTCCTATTGTACCACGATTTTATCCCTAAATCACGAATTTTTCTTCTTTTATCTCTTCCCCAATCTGCAACCTCACTCCAAAATATTCCCCTGGGTTACCCCAGAACTTATATTGAATAATTCTGTCATATAGTCCCGCTTCAACTCTTCTAAATATCGACCCATTTTCCTCTATAATTTCCATAGCGAAACCTGGAGGCAGAGAGTCGGTTTCCATTGGTAAAATTCTGATAAAGGTGTTCACCTTGTCCTGGTTTTTCGCCATAATGTATACCAATATTGCACAGGAAAAATCTAGGCTTTCAAAAGGTATTATCTTGCCAAGACCAAGGGGAGAAAGGGGATGACTGCTATCTAAAAGATTTAAACACAAGGCCGCCTGCCAGCATTTGTCTTCGTTGTCTGTTTTGTCTACCAATTCCGCTAGTTTTGATACCAGTTGGGTTTTTCTGTTTTCCTCCCCGGGCTTTTCATAGTCCAGGGGGTTATTCAGTAAGTAGTTGTAAAGATTGCTTAGCAGGTCATAGCCAATATTGTTCAGGTCCTCTTTTAACAGATTCCCCACGGCTTCTTCCGGGTTAAAATAGCGAAAG
This window harbors:
- a CDS encoding LON peptidase substrate-binding domain-containing protein is translated as MTSSSIAVRELPLFPLPEVVLFPGRPLPLHIFEYRYRMMVNTILEYDRRFGVLMVNPFNGEIAKVGCCAEIIHYERLPDDRWKILTLGQQRFRLLEYVRQKPFRVGLVEWIDDWPTQEDVYGKAQEVLTLLKDVVRLSAKLTGQDIRLPENLPTQPLELSYWVASNLYGVAIEQQSLLEMQDTYQRLQREAEILSTTRSNLAARVALKDALQ
- a CDS encoding PIN/TRAM domain-containing protein — encoded protein: MVDAIIIAIFILAFAGIGFDVVELLPEDIQAQISNIQAFRWLTAGFASIIGLAIGLVAQTTYRRLEQRIRQTPIEVIITRAIGLVAGLLLANLLLAPIFLLPVPERFSFLKPMIAILGSVMLTFLGVSLADAHGRTFLRLINPNSVEWMLVAEGTLTPVRPKIIDTSCIIDGRVQQLLATGFIEGQILVPQFILQELQQLADASNDQKRARGRRGLDILNRMQQEYPDKIVIHPEEYEDTHTTDAKLLRLAHEINAMLITNDFNLSKVASLQKIPVLNINDLAQAVRPIYLPGDYIDIKILKHGKEPSQGVGYLEDGTMVVVEEGNNHVGEQLRVVVTSSLQTAAGRMIFAKTLASTVSQNN
- the aroA gene encoding 3-phosphoshikimate 1-carboxyvinyltransferase, yielding MIVIKEIKDSANCTSLIISKNAEGLEGEIKIPGDKSISHRALMLGSIAEGETIIKGLLLGEDPRSTARCFAAMGVEISELNSSQVTVTGVGKRGLQEPANVLDAGNSGTTMRLMLGILAAQQDKFFCVTGDESLRSRPMSRVIKPLREMGAIIYGRNGNENAPLAVVGQKLKPIHYHSPIASAQVKSCILLAGLMTEGKTTVTEPFLSRDHTERMLQAFGAKLEIDADTHSVTVEGPSQLQGTTVIVPGDISSAGFWLVAGAIVPSSDITISNVGVNPSRTGILEALERMGADITIMNEREMAGEPVADLRVRHSSLQGCTLSGEIIPRLIDEIPILAVAACFAKGTTIIRDAAELRVKESDRLAVMASQLSKMGAKVTELPDGLEIHGVETLQGAQVDSYNDHRIAMSLAIAALKARGETVIRRAEAVSISYPDFVQTLTDIARF